The Phaenicophaeus curvirostris isolate KB17595 chromosome 25, BPBGC_Pcur_1.0, whole genome shotgun sequence genome has a segment encoding these proteins:
- the JAM3 gene encoding junctional adhesion molecule C, with amino-acid sequence MALRRGQLGILLLALLGCRLLAVELTSSNTKPVVQEFQSVELSCIIKSTVTQDPRIEWKKIRNGETSYVYFDNKMQGDFATRAEILSRTSLVIKNTTRMDTATYRCEVAAPSDTKTIDEINIQLTVQVKPMTPRCTVPKAVPVGKSASLHCHENEGFPKSTYSWYRNSEPLSPDTKSNAKSHNSSYTLNPATGTLVFHAVHKGDTGRYSCIATNDAGFAKCEEQEMEVYDLNIGGIIGGVLVVIAVLVLISLGICCAYRRGYFANSKESGESYKTPGKPDGVNYIRTDDEGDFRHKSSFVI; translated from the exons ATGGCGCTGCGGCGGGGCCAGCTCGGGATCCTGCTCCTCGCCCTGCTCG gcTGCAGACTTTTGGCTGTAGAACTGACATCCAGCAACACCAAACCCGTGGTGCAGGAATTCCAGA GTGTTGAGCTGTCCTGTATCATCAAATCCACCGTAACACAGGACCCCAGAATCGAATGGAAGAAAATCCGAAACGGCGAAACCTCTTACGTGTATTTTGACAATAAAATGCAGG GAGACTTTGCGACTCGTGCAGAAATTCTGAGCAGGACATCACTGGTGATTAAAAACACCACTCGGATGGACACGGCCACGTACCGCTGTGAAGTGGCAGCGCCATCAGATACTAAAACCATAGATGAGATCAACATCCAGCTCACAGTCCAAG TGAAGCCGATGACTCCTCGATGCACTGTGCCTAAAGCTGTACCTGTTGGCAAGTCAGCCTCTCTTCACTGCCATGAGAATGAAGGTTTCCCAAAGTCCACTTACAGCTGGTACCGCAACAGCGAACCTTTATCACCAGACACGAAATCAAATGCCAAATCCCATAATTCCTCCTACACTTTGAACCCCGCCACAGGCACTTTG GTTTTCCATGCCGTGCACAAAGGCGACACCGGCCGTTACTCTTGCATAGCAACAAACGATGCCGGCTTTGCCAAGTGTGAGGAGCAGGAGATGGAAGTCT atGACCTCAATATTGGTGGGATAATTGGCGGAGTCCTGGTGGTCATAGCAGTTCTGGTGCTCATCTCTCTTGGTATCTGCTGCGCCTACAGGAGGGGTTACTTTGCAAACAGCAAAGAGAGTGGGGAAAG ctACAAGACTCCAGGAAAACCTGATGGTGTTAACTATATCCGGACAGATGATGAG GGTGACTTCAGGCACAAGTCTTCATTTGTCATATAA